Within the Medicago truncatula cultivar Jemalong A17 chromosome 4, MtrunA17r5.0-ANR, whole genome shotgun sequence genome, the region tcctcatttaatctaatggacatgatcaactttcccatgatgggaaagaactctcctttctcaaattaaatggcaccttGATAGTTTGATccatattgtttttgtttccgTGCCTTAGCGTAGCTTGTAAAGCACCtgatgacatgtcatcttatattattttcaacatatttttcaatcattttagTTATGTTCTAATCCAAATTAGAGGAGTTTTAGAAAAATTGCATATGATTTACATGacattttgtaatattttcatttcgagtaatgtaattctagtttttcTGAAACCAAACAGATTTAggtgtttttgatgtaattcaatGCAAAATCGTGTAAATCGGCAAAGCAAATCATCTCTTGAGGATTTTGAAAGACAATggatgaagattcaagaggcctccgAAGACATTACAAAGTAGTGAAATTCTATCCCAAGTCTCAAGACAAGTTTTAAGGAAGAAAACACTTAAAAagaccaacaacaaaaaatcgaGACAAAAACGCACTGAAAAATAGTAGTGTGCGCCCCAGGTGTGTCGTTGTGCGTTCTGGTGTGCAAAATAGTACTGAAAAGCACTATTTTTGCATTGACGTGTGAGATGCGCCTTCCCAAACGCAAGGCACGTGCGCCTCcgagaaaaaacaaatttttgttgttttttatccTACAGGTTTGAGGAAAAGCCCAACTTTTCAGAGCAAACCCTTTTGAAAATCAGCCTATAAATACAAATCATCTCattcacaattattcatacAGAACGAGTTGAAGCGGTTCATGAGGATGGGAAGCCCCGTGAGCTTCACGGGGGGAGTCTCTCCTCAACCTCAGTCTCTAGAgtatgttttattcttttttaattttgtcattAGTTTTCATGAGTAACTAAACTCTAATTGGGTACgattctaagatgaacctctatttatttgtcggatctttttaatttaagtcttttattcagttattttataatttatatttaattatcttatGCTAAAGTCTTAATGCTTTCATCAGGCCTATGGATTGTGACATACCTAGGGCTGATGTCTGAACATAGAAATAGAGCAAACACTCTTTTCTGAAAGTTTCATATTGAATTTTATTCTTTCcccttggtaaggtagacgaTATAACGATGCatgtttgtagaactactaaggTAAGATTATGTGATGAACATCTAAGTTTCATAAATGAAGTTGGAGTCTTTAGATGAAAATTAAGGAATCTCAATTCCGTTATgttttcaattacctttgagaGATTAAGACCCAACTCTAGCTCTGAGTAGGATTGACTACTGATGACAAAACATCATATGATAGTTTATGTCATGTTTTTAGTTATTTGTTTTgcatttgaaggaaaataagaCGTCATTTAGAGGAGTTGTCCATGTTTTAAGGaacattttgtattgttttcattcgAGTTGTTGTAATTTACTTTTATCCTAAAATATGTAACTTCATAGGTGTTTTGAGACTTTTtagtgagaaatcatgtaaatcggAAAAAACAAGACATAACGTGAAGTAGCGAGGATGTGAAGAATGAAAATCAATGCTTCttagaatatttttaaatacaaGACAAGTTGGGGAAAATTCATCCCAAGTTTCAAGGCATTTTTCAAGGCATTTCAAAACGGAATAACGCTCGAAAAAGGggcaaaaaatgtaaaattaacaaaataaacacTGACCCATGCACCCCGCGCATGGTAACGGGCAGAAAATGTTGTCTGCTTGTTTTCCAAGTTGTCTTAGTGGAAAAAAGCtaaattttcttctcttaaccCTCATGTAATGATACACTATAAATATTGACCATTGGAGACTCTTTTATTCTTTCATAAAGTTGGTGGTACATAACAAATGTGAAACATCCAGAGCTTCAAGGAAGGGTTTCTTCCTCTACTTGTTCTCTagagttattttttgttatggtGGTTACCACGAGTAACTAAACCTCTGAGATTaaggttctaagatgaacctctatttatttgttggattaaattaatttctttattcATCATGATAATTAAAAGgaatgaaaattgcttttctgacatagaatacttcctattgacacaagtaaatgacgcTTTTACCCCCAACAGTAGTTAACAACCGTTAGGCTATgcgtcggcagttaactgccgctggcttccagcggttgttaactgctGTTGTGTTCGTGATATATTCAAGTCAGTAGCCATAATCCAGACTGTCActccatcatcaccatcaccatctttctctcaaattctctctctctctctctctctctctctctctctctctctctctaaaaaaactctaccaaatcatccaaaatttcttccactaaatcacaagtaagttatcACTTATGATATTGTCATACATTTTAGTTAGtatatatgtttatatgtttataattttagttgttgtttaattattaaattttgaatttttgtttttagtataGTTATGGTCAGGCCCGGCCTTGAGGGTATGCAAGGTGCTCAACCAGGCCGGATCTCCAAATGATACGGGCCTCtaacgaaaaattaaatctaatgcCCACCCcacacttaaataaaaaatatatatgttataaccttttctttcttttgtacacgtttgagtttttttctagactctagttctcctttttgtacataaatcggatcctatcaaatcacccctaatttgtataatcaatTAATGAGTCAattttaatatagttatgttgtagatctgaaatgctattaacatatattatgaatacctgTTATAGTGAAGTTATATtgcttaaatttaatttttttttctctaattttataaattttttagggtttgtttaggatttttaaggtttatgttaaattttcactacaagtgtttgaattagttttttattgattatttttaatttataattgtgtagatttgaaacaatggccgggtggatcgacgttcatgcacaattcaacggtggagaacctcagaggttgaaggttcggtgccttggtgtaatgttaagaggtctcaaggatgaattgactgaattcaaccacggagtcaaccccagagacacaaggagggtggaacacgttcgATATAAAcatccaacgctcgacgaggggagagtatcattcacttgggtcgAATTAACGGACGATGAATACgcgacgagcatgttttgggagcacagcatgtaccagtggatcgatatgcaggtgacgttgctgagatcaactgaagatatcatcaaaattttgattccgccagaagatcgtcattaggtacggaatgaatgcaccttccaactacaacaattgtcttcctttgaatggggtaattcaaacttgccaaacggcaGGACTCCAATATTCGACCGGCATTCCCATTGTTcatgtcaaaagattaaattcttgttaggccggtttaaatgaaggtattgaagtgtcaaggaatgaacctcattcttttgacatttgaataccatcatttaatccccgcctaacaagaatttaatcttttgaatggaacattGGGAATGCCGGTCGTATATTGGAGTCCTGCTGCTTGGAAAGTTTAAATTTACctcattcaaaggtaacacaattgttgtagttggaaggtacaaacgtccaactgcaacaattgttttcctttgaatgggtaattcaaacttcttaAACGGCAGGAATCCAGCATTCGATGAGCATtttgaatgatggtattcaagtgtcaaggaatgcacctcattcttttgacagttgaataccatcatttaaaATGCTCATCGCATGCTGGAGTCCTgctgtttagcaagtttgaatttgccccattcaagggtaagataattgttgcagttggaaggtacattccggaatgtaatgtaatacaatgtaatgtgataacatatatagttgaatatgcataatatattttgttttgaatggaacaataattatcttatttattcacttttcgaatttaattattcattacgcaattttaattagttgaattcacgttagatttaattagtttttattcgaatacgcaattattcaaaacgcgactttaatcgaaattatttcaaatgcgattttaattgaaattattcaaaacgcgaaTTTATTCAAAGTATCAATATGTCAAGCAAAatgtaccataaaaaaaaaacatataaaaagatccaaaacaattagataTTACAACTCATTACATTCAATCATCTTCCTCATCACACAAGTCAATTGGGTTGTCCTCGACAGTCCCGGGGGCACCTGCTTTTGgctgaggaccaaaatagcatgtccttccgctcctcctcaacctcgaatGATTATACACCAGCACCTTCGAATCCTTCTTTTCGACGGACCCATCACATGTGATTCTATGCCATGTCATCggcgatttttctttcttcttgtcatCACCCTTCTTTTTGTTCACCTCAACGTTtccctgattctgagacatatctacataaaCAAATCGGCGATCAAAACCTACATCATGTCGTAAcaattcaacaataattcatcaaaacctaaactaatTATAACGTAACTAATCGTAACAATTCTatcacaaattcataacaacaaaatttcataacaaacctaaactaatcgcaacgattatacaacaattcatctaatcctaaaaattctaccataatttcataacaaacctaacaattcaaacaatctaaactatcataaaatcaataaacatcTATAATCgcaatttaaccaaaaaaaaactaataaatcaaTTACAAAATAACAATGTAATAGGATGGTAAcaacttacttgattttgtaAGCGTAATTGATGTTGAATCCGCAACAATTGGGAAAATGGCACCTCTTGATCTTCAATCcgtaacaatggagttttggaaactcctatatTATTCTATTCATATAACAGAAAGCAACGACAATTAACAACCGCTGGAAGCCAACGGCAGTTTACTGCCGGTACATAGCCTAACGGTTGCTAACTGTTGCTAGAGGTAACATCGTCATTTACTTGTGTAAGTATTCAttgtcaaaaaacaattttcaaaaagaatAGCACCAACGGCAAAGCCAAGAGTTTCCGATACAACTCATCCTTGCAGTCATCATCACACCGGGATATAATTTACTCTTTGAGGCGTTAATCAACTGTCTAGAAACTTCACCACAATTCAAGAAAATTTTATCAAGCAACAGATATTAAAATGAGTAGCCGtgcaaaaaattataacatcatcaacataaaagACATGAATCGAGACACTAACACTGCAGTAATAATTCATGGGGATCAATAAGCCTTTGGGCCGAGGCAAGcgaaatactccctccgtccaaaTAAACAGCCTTTGTCTTTTTCACAGGATTTATTTTGTGggttaatattatcaaattatcttttatttgtatgtgtattaaatttgactttacatatttcaagataagttagtagtattaattaggggtatgtttagaaaaaaataataaatgtatatagtaatttgaaaagaagtTTACATTTAGAgacataaataaaatcaaataggtggttacatatagggacggagggagtccTCAACAAGACTATAAATGTTCCacaaatacaactcaaatgatagtgttttttttttttttttaggaaactcAAATGatacttataagttataacaacATTGCTATATCATTTTATAACTAAAGAATACATTCAAAATTGAGATTTTCCACTTAGCCACCGGTTATTTGATAACTATAGTATAATAATAAAGTAAAGGGAAGAATACTAGGCCATCGTCATTTTGGTCGTAGTGTTTGGAAAGTGTCACAATTCTGGTAGCTGTACCCATCAATTCATAGTCCTGCTCTGCGTTGTCTCTCTTTTggtagagaaatgatatttaaatatccattttgtgacaattttttttacaattttctctcttatacttacgttattttttactttatctctttattgttttggttttcgtaTCAAtatctactttttctttgtaaattatgattatcccataaattatcaactaaatagttgttcaaataacactcaaCATTGGATGTAGctatttcttcttttcttttttttcaaaacgtGGAAGAACagtatgtatttttatttatacatcACTTTATACTTTATCCATATAAAaagatatcatcaaattttatttctcGTATTTTTTTTACTTCGTTTCATTCTTTTTCTACTTTTCACATTCACGATACGTTTTAACAAATTGGTTAAACTagttaaatcaaataacatggtTGGGTTGAATCTCGATTTAATTACATTTAgttcaatcaatttcaattgttttttattttaaatttttaatactttatgtttatttacatattattttactttaattatgTCGATTGAATTAATTAAACCATGAGTTAAAAGTTTCATGATGCTTTATTCAATTccatttttaaaacattgttaggccggatgctaTGATCCAGAAGTCCTGgctcaactggtaaaatgccgaaattgttaaaCCGGATGTTAtgattggggttcgaaccccggtaccttcagttatgatcggggttcgaaccccagtacCTTCActtgtgtgtgaatttataatggtttttccattttcgtctatctaaaaaaaaaaacattgtaaagtaaaagtaaaattaaaatatacacaCCTTAAAGAAATGTGAACAATATTTATCCTTTCATATACTAATATGGCTTTTGCTAAGTCTCCAACGTTGAAGATATGAGAGTTCTCTCTGACCTTAAGTACCCATCTtgcataataatattaataaattattaaccctgcgttgaaaataaaattgtacgTACATCTAATGTTCCATCTTTCCATTCATTTGACTTATGCAATTATGTTCCTCCCTCTCTCACTcactaaaataataatactaatattatactatactataaaataataatattgtttcacattttcaaaatcaagGTCTCTTATTTATAAAGGCACTACCACTACCCACCAAATTAAGTTTCATGATCTAGAAAGTTAGAGTTTggaaaatcaaagaaaacttGAAACTTTATTCTTGCTTGAGATATATAGAGAGATGGGAAGAGCTCCATGTTGTGACAAAACAAGTGTTAAGAGAGGTCCATGGTCACCAGAAGAAGATTCAAAGCTTAAAGATTACATAGAGAAACATGGCACTGGTGGAAATTGGATTTCTCTTCCTCATAAAGCTGgtaaaaataaatcatgatgattatgattatgattatttccatgaaaaatgtttaaatttgtgttatatgataatattataatttataacattataatatatactctttattttttattttttttatatatgtttaggTCTCAAGAGATGTGGAAAAAGTTGTAGATTGAGATGGCTAAACTATCTTAGGCCAAACATTAAGCATGGTGATTTTTCAGATGAGGAAGACAGAATAATTTGCAGTCTCTATGTTAATATTGGAAGCAGGTACACTTTACTACCTTTTTAGTGCAAAATGCAaagtacaatttttttcaaCCCTTTTTGTTCTCTTCTCACCAATCTAATCTCAATATGatattatctatatttttattcttctctTCTTTCCCCTTTTAATCATTATCATTATAAACTTCAAGCTACAAGTACTAAAATACCAATAatgtatctattttttttggtgcaATAATGATTTCTCTATTTATCTAACTAAAATAGTCAAATGAAAAGAAATGAGAAttataagggaaaaaaaaacaattttctttttattttataaaaatcttgTACCTTTTTCAAGATTATAGCTTCAACTTATTTGAACCAAGAATAgttaaaaataagatttttttagaaaaatgggtgagatgaaaattattattaattaaaatgacactaaatattattttacatttttctctAACTCTATGATCCCTTCACCAAAGTGACATCTCATGAACAATAGACtagaatgaaaacaaaaatattaacatacCAACTAATACactagcaattttttttataaaaaaattaatttaagacATGAAATTTGTTTGTCTGGGTAGTGGAAACCTAATCACCTTCCatgaatataatcatattttttatttttgatattgaTTTGTAGGTGGTCAATTATAGCAGCTCAATTACCAGGTAGGACAGACAATGATATCAAGAACTATTGGAAcacaaagttgaagaaaaaactCATGGCTATGCAGTTTCCTACATTACATCATCAAAGAAAACCTTCATTTCcaccttctccttcttctcatCAATTCTTAGACTACTTTACACACACACCAACATCCCTCATAGATCTTCAAACCATTTCACTTCCTTCAAATAATTATCCAAACACAAGTTTCAACCCCTTTTACCAAAACCAAGAGTCCATGATTAGTGTTGTTAATCCTCCCATGCAATATAATTACCCTATTAAAGATAACATGTTTATGTTTGGAAGTGAAGGAAGTAGTTCTTCTGATGGAAGTTGCACTCTTAGTCATGGCAAAGAAATCAAGCAAGAAGAAATTGTTTATCATCATAACATGAATAGTGGTGGATTTGATGgctacaataataataataattttatgataaatggTAACATTGGAAGTTTTGTTGGTGAAAGTGTTAACCAACATGAAGAAAAATCAAGTGGAGTTGGATATAGTTATAATAATGGTCAAAGTCAAACATTAAATCCATTACTAGATTATGGTCTTGAAGATATTAAGCAATTGATTAGTAGCAGCGGTAACAAAGGTTTTCATGTTGATGATATTCATAAGaatgaagagattggtatgtactactttgattattaaatcagAGAAAAGTGAAGGTGCACCATAAAGCTGAATGTAGAGGATCAAATTTGATGATATAATGGGGTAAAGGGTATGTTGGTGTAAAAAGATTCATAAGAGATTGACTTTGAGAGATTTTTTGGttcatgtgttttttatttaattaatgaaatgttTCTCTTATGGtaagttttatttatattttgtgcATATCTTCTTGGTACTTGGTAGTGATGATAAACAATGGTATCACATGCATTATAGTTAATAGTTTGTTGATTAAGTTCTCATTTGTTAGCAATTGATCTTTGTCTTCTATGAACTCATTAAATTACATAACTAATATAAGAATTTGTGATCTGTTTACTTTTCAGAAACTACATTATTTAATTAagcatttctttttaaaaaaataataataactcggtatccgatccaatgATCGTTTAATCTAAGGGAACCAATTCCACCGCCTACTTGCGAAGGGCTCATTTAAAAACAGAACAAAGTTATGTATGAACTTACTCAACGAAATTTACACCAGAGACAATCGAACATAAAACCTTAAGAGAAACAATCTCTATAAGATCCAAAATCAACCACTCAGATAATTCCAAATGGGTTTGAATTAAGCACTCCTTAGAAGAATCTTTTCCAATGTAGCAAAAATTGAGTGAATATAAGAATACAAACTCGTTGACAACAAACCTCAATTTTCtttacattaattaatatatatgacCAACAAAGGAGAGACTACGATGCAAGTGAAAATTTTGTTGTCTGGTGTGGAAGTATGGGACTAGATTAgctgtaaaattaatttttaaattaccaAATTGGTAAATTTTACTATTGCTAGTCATTTTATTTGAACTAGTCTCTTTAAATTAGTGCGACGACTAGATGGCGGCAAAAGCCatgaaatttatgttttcataCGAAAGAGAAGAGATGCCATTATTGTTGACAAATACTAGACCCTAATAATTTCTAGAATTTTCTTAGAATAACCTCtccttttttgtcaaaaaagtattatttttttaaaatagaaaatcaaattaagACTCCTATACTTCACTTTTACACACACCAATCGCATATGATAACGTGAATGTTTCTAATACAAGTAAAAAGTGGTTTTGTTAGAAGGTCCAACTACTTTACTTAAATTTCTATGGTTTTTAATAGTTGGTTTgagtataataattaaaaaaaatgtctcgGCTTTGAATAAAACAACGAAGAAATTGTGTTTGTTAGCGTAAATTTTATTGacctttaattaattaaaaatatcttaaagacaaattttgaaatgtttaaaatatatttctttcaatacaaattttactgtttttaatttgaatcaCTGGTTAGCATgacatattaaattaataaattatgtaaatGTTTTCTATTGAGGATTGACAACGTAACAATCTTGGTTAGTTTGTTTAAGAG harbors:
- the LOC25492386 gene encoding transcription factor RAX2 produces the protein MGRAPCCDKTSVKRGPWSPEEDSKLKDYIEKHGTGGNWISLPHKAGLKRCGKSCRLRWLNYLRPNIKHGDFSDEEDRIICSLYVNIGSRWSIIAAQLPGRTDNDIKNYWNTKLKKKLMAMQFPTLHHQRKPSFPPSPSSHQFLDYFTHTPTSLIDLQTISLPSNNYPNTSFNPFYQNQESMISVVNPPMQYNYPIKDNMFMFGSEGSSSSDGSCTLSHGKEIKQEEIVYHHNMNSGGFDGYNNNNNFMINGNIGSFVGESVNQHEEKSSGVGYSYNNGQSQTLNPLLDYGLEDIKQLISSSGNKGFHVDDIHKNEEIGMYYFDY